The stretch of DNA taaatgtaagcatgttattatctaaagatgcaagaaacttacagttgattgttgGACTGGGAGTACTGAGAGTGGTTGAGCGAGAGTTGAGAGGCACTGGCAAAACCGAACACTGGCAAATTAaaagaagtgtttaagtgttaaaGCAGTCTGTGCTACTTCgagaaattttctctctgagaaattcgagcagaaatggcagggaatggaaagtaaccgaaatgaaggaaaggtggtggcttttataggcaaaagtgcatgaggaacaggcgtcttcacctaccgATCGTACGgcgggggaaacgcacgattcgaattcccaaaagatcaacgggctagatcaatctaccattaaggcggtgggaacgtttgagtatccgtctggcaccatcaatgcgccgcatcaatcatggggcgcgaaacgaatcgacctctgcaaaagtgaatcaccgcatttaatgccattattaggcacaccttcacgcgcccccaagtcgtatcataagaccgaggaggcggctggaaacattcctgcgaACAAGCATATTGtcgcattaaataacatcatttaatgtgcccccacgcgctcgaggctcgagctagggaaCGAGGGGCCAactggagacacttgaacaagccttggtttatttttactaagtaaacaaggcttggggggtaaatgttgctcctaaattcgcccaatatacgtggaccagtcaagagggaacacgtggatcagataacttggaaagatttgctaagtctttttatgccaccaggaagcgctattaacatgggtcccggaggagacacccggagtataagctactcccggaagctagtatagcgtgaaggctctccgggatgtgtcaggtctctcccgagaaatcaagtcgcatttaatgctgcatgggaggaagcgtgttgggactgtaacacgcaataaagtctgacggcacaacccccaaacagcagcgctacagtaatgatcatttaagtctagcgacggctactctgcgaagagtcacgtcaatcataagacaaaaaggacattctccataaaagccctacagcacctagggatttgaccatgcatcacccatggtatattcatcggaaatgcccaactttatggatacttacagatacatgtgtaagaacaattctagggattaccccaccaaaacactataaataccccctcaaagctcatttaataaggtcggagaatcttggttgcaaaagagcaagaagagaaaaactcaccaagaacattctctgtgtTTAAGGAAAAAACATCCTCTCAAGTgtaaaatctgtattaaatacatccattaatagcagtggctcgtggactaaggctcattaacgccccaaccacgtaaaaagtcttcatctcgctttcttacagcttattattaaaatatattttaatagttgccgaaaacctcggtcaacagttaccgctacaccttcaatgtattttatccttaaaacacttagctccgtataaatgatatttcagcgaagtgaaatgagatctccaccatttatttctgtttagccaagctcgaaggatatcatcgtttcacttctaagttcctatagaagttatagattccatctttatggtagcgctcccactcaattatactatcatgttcccaaaatgtacgtatcaccctgacccaaaagtaggcttaactaacaaatcaaagaacatgtatagtactcttgagatcgaacctacccatatcaggattaaggtcatttgatctaggataaccaggtgatattgaattgaatagatattacggtaagttttaatatatctaatcaaagttcaatatcaatcctttctgatgtatactccatacatccgatactggtaaactttgccaatgtcctggaaaggacataacacttttccaaggtgtaagaataccttcgctgattataccatgtcagtctaaatccagtgttctgacaaatcagggaataaacttttgaacgtataattaagattatattccactgtgctgacaacactataatctttaacaaactcatatgttctggacttaaaaagaattcatacattatatacatataatcatgaaataaatcatgtgaaccatgcaacataaaatgttatttctgatctttattaataagtaaatctgattatattgaaatgagttttatttatggcacaaaacccaacaaactcccacttgcactaatataaaacaaaatgtgcatttcaaataatcattaacaccttgatatacaaatcaagtgtagtagtagtagtaaacttctCGTAATAgaatctgacaggttgaattaataacaacctttttctccaccatcactttcccttaatcacaatGTCCTTggtattgtgaaattcctctctatatgtttactcttttgggatactggattctatacctttggcaactacttttggttattcaggaaataacactaatagttaagacaggttggaacggtgccacaattgtatagaactttcctgcaacttttaacattcagtctctctctggtagactaagagatttcagataggtttttacacttctccaaaattcctactccacccccagagtaatcaccatcttatcagcagactttctagcacaaaggcaagtctcgaaatctgatgtggtgtagtctaagagttttaaacacacccttatcgactaacatatagttcctcttcttaatcttaaaatttacttgattgtcttccaatgttcctctccaggattaatctgatacttactcattactcccactcaacagtaggtgtctggtctaaggcatgctaaagcatatctgagacctctcactgttgatttaagaaattctttcatggctttatcttctctggaatagttgagacttttccttagatgaataaaatctatatctaagaagttgtgaagcttctatagattgccattggaaagaaaaatgcttcagcatcttatgcttgcattagagtaagtaattaccaggtataccacaagccataggtttagataaactcaaacctataatactaggaacaagaagttttgttaagtccattgaatagacttattaacgaaaatttccttttatgtccttgtaatagaaaactttaggttactccatgtgaatggatcaaaccatagttctcttggcttttcttcttagtttcttatcttgacaatccattacttgtttaaacccacaatggattttaatcactagtatcttccaagtcatgagaaggtaaagttccttgaaactctcccactacgacaaggtaccatgaattatgtctaagaaaactaaatggtattgacctcttcggttgtgttaagacaacagaggcagtgggatcatcttgtaacgaataagatgatagaacacttatggaatcaagaaaaaatatctcctttatttgctactttattttcagacttagtcattttcttagaaaagtagtatttgtttaaacaaacactttcttgtctaatgactatgggatggtccacccttaatcacttagaatagctaacaaacatgcaaaccaaggttagcagttgtagcttttcttaagatttcgattaggtcatccatgaatgtagtaatgatttacattaagtatacaaccattgcatcattctaaaattttattaccatagaaggatttaggcaatgactagtaactaatcatcaatatgcaactcaaatttctggggaggtaagtttggatataattcagaatcaaattaatgatctttgaactgcatatctactaactttttctccactcctatcagttcccaagatctttaaccacttaccattgctagaaattcatgaaacttttcaaacatttcaaatttcttttgcataaggtaaaatctagagtgatcgttttaagaatacaacgaaaactcatatccacccctgaatgtacatccatctgcgaatgagatgaacttaatttcagtggatataggcatattaactctttgcagagaatgatcttgtcaaaacccctatgaacaagatacaaatgccatagatttataaaatgtggttgtatcttttgatgacttaagttgtatcaaagagttcttagaatagtgcaagtggattctggtcacagaatactaaactcatacagtttgaatccattgaatgaaaatggttattaaacacttgtgaaagtgtaactgtataattagtaattctttcttggatcaccactactaatctaactctatgatttgcctatacaagtaggagatttctaagattgaggatttatatcattttgggatagaatttcgggaatatcatcatatgcgtcatttaatttcttaagacaaAATAttgaatgactttatatgatttatagaccattcatccaatgatatgttattcagctaatttgaaatgaataagctaagaggaattaggataatttcgttttaaataagaatccaacgatgcttcgattagcgagagtcaaagtaatcttatttatacaatcttcttgtttcatattgtaaaatactagtctaaggtgtcatcaattgatgaacagctagatgttgcatatacaatatttatctttcgagatctaacactattatgttagtctaatggtgaaaatccattagggatttatctcatttgaaaaacaaaccaaattagaccaacaatgaagattcgaaattaaactacaatttaataacagaaaataacacggttcaatacaaattcatacacaattcagaaattattaaagcatatagcaagtaggaatgacaagtgaaaataccaaaatatacaatcctaaataatttccaaggttttcaacaaactgatattagtgtcccgtttaggcgagagtcaaagctaccatccattgaatagagttgtcaactcatctaaaatgtcaaacattctagcaaccttttattcgatcaagatgtgaatccgcgttgtcccgtttaggcgagagtcaaggctattctatcttatgagcttccaccattgtttcatattcttgcaagtcttatacagtcaccaccattagggtgatcaaaactatataaaaaaacttacaagattacttatctttcgagattaaacggtgctaacttgctaatgaacgttcctccattagggaggattactcactaaaacaatagctatgtaaaaccaacaatggagatcgaatatccttataataataaagctcattatttaatgaaggttgtattttcttctaatatttattttaaatatatatttatttaattaaaatttccaatttagaataaaatattctaaatataaattttaatttaatatttataaattatacttagatggatatgaaaataacgtgagaACTGAGTGACTCCTAAGAGGAAAGGTTCAAAAACTGTTATTCGGCCTCAACAAGAAGCAATCACCAGCAACGATTATGAGGTCTTAGAGGATGCAGAGGGTGTGCTGGCTACTGATCTTAGGCACCATTCTAATGGATAGTCTCCATCTTTTAGGTTGGAATGTAAGGGGGCTGAATAACATTGAGAAGCAGCGTGAGGTTTTTGAACATTGCAAGATAAATAAGGTGGGTTTTGGGGCTCTTTTTGAGACTAAGATTTATCATGATAGAGTTAGTAAGCTTATGTCTAATAACCCGAACTGGAAGATTAATTCCAGCCAGGAGATTTCGTTTAGAATTTTGTTGATTTGGATTGACAAGCTAGTTAAAGTGGATATTTTGTTGGAAGATAGGCAGCTCATTCATTGTAAACTCAAAATGATGGGTTACAAGGATGAGTTCTATCTCACTGCGGTCTATGGAAGTAATTCGTTAAACGAGAGGAAGGATCTTTGGAATAAACTCACTAGCATTGGGCACCTAAATGCTCCTTGGATTATTCTTGGTGACTTCAATGCTATGTTTGCttacaaagatagaagtgggGGCAGGAAAATTAGAGGTCTTGAAATCTAGGACAGCCAAAACTGGCTTGCTTGGGGTCAGGTTGAAGAGATGAAGACCTCTGGTTTTTTCTTTACTTGGTCTAATAACCACGAGGAAGGCAGTCGAGTGTACTCGAAGTTGGATAGAGTTTTCACTAATGAAAGTTGGTTAGATCATTTCCCGAATACAAAAGCTAGTTTCAGATGGGGGCCTCTTTTGGATCACAGTTATTGTTTGATTAAACATATCAAGGTTGGTAACCATGGTACTAAGCCTTTCTGTTTTTGCAACTACTGGATGTTCAAAGAGGGTTTCAGAGAGAGTGTTCTTACTACTTGGAAGAAGCACCTTGTTACTGATTTGAACTCGTTACACCAGCAACTTTTTAGGGTCAAACACATCCTAAAAAGCTGCTATGTTAATAAGAATGAGGATGTTACTGGATTGTACAATGAAGCTCGAGATAAGTTTATAGAAGTACAAGAAGCATTGGCCATCAACCCGCAATGTCCTTCAGCTGCTAGAACTGAAAAGGTGAATCATGCTAACTACCTAGCTGCCCGAAAACAGTATTTTAGCTATTTGCACCAGAACTCGAAAGCTTGTTGGTTAAGGCTTGGCAATGAAAACACAAGTTATTTTCATGCTATCATGAAAAAGAGGAGAGCTGAGAACAAAGTGTGTTCGTTCACTGTTAATGGAGTTGTAGTTGATGAGTACGACAAAGTAGTTGAGCATTTTTTAAGCCACTTCCGCAATTTCATGGGGAGACAAAGCTCGGCTTCTAGAAGATTGGAAGAGGATTGCCTCGAGTTTGGGAATAAACTTACTATCGAACAACAAGTGAGTCTAATTCGTCCGTTTAGTAAAAAGGATGTAAAAGAAGCTTTATTTGGCATCATTCGTCCAAAAGTCCGGGGCCTGATGGGTTTGGTGCTAGTTTTTTCAAAGAGCTATGGAACGATATTAGAGATGACTTCTCTTGTGTGGTGTTGGGGTTTTTTCAATCTGGTAAGCTTCTTCAGGAAGTGAATGAAACATCCATATCTCTTATCCCCAAGATTGATAACCCTCAAGGAGCTAACGACTACAGACCCATTGCTTGTTGTGCCACAACTTACAAATGTATTTCGAAGATGATATGTACCAGACTCTCGGAAGTTCTTCCTGAGCTTATTCATGAAAACCAAGGTGCTTTTGTTAAGAAGAGACTTTTAGCTCACAATGTGTTGATTTTGCAGGATCTTCTTAAAGGTTACACTAGGAAGACCATTTCTTCTAGGTGTATTATGAAGATTGATTTGAGTAAGGCCTATGATACGGTTGACTAGTGCTTTGTGGCTGATATTTTAAAAGCTCTCTGCTTCCCTTCCAAGTTAATAACCTGGATCTTAAGCTGTCTTCAAGGAGCCTCTTGTGCCCTTCTGCTTAATGGAAGAATTCAAGGTTCTTTTAAGGGTGAAAAAGGCCTTCATCAAGGGGACCCGATGTCTCCGCTTCTCTTTGTGCTCATAATGGAGTATTTAACTAGACTTCTTATTCAGAGTTCTAAGAAGAAGGGATTTGGATTTCACCCTTTGTGTACATCCTTAGGCCTTGTCGATTTATGCTTTGCGGacgatctcattattttttccAAAGGCAATGACAAATCCGTTCAGATGGTGAA from Cannabis sativa cultivar Pink pepper isolate KNU-18-1 chromosome 2, ASM2916894v1, whole genome shotgun sequence encodes:
- the LOC133034253 gene encoding uncharacterized protein LOC133034253, which produces MKTSGFFFTWSNNHEEGSRVYSKLDRVFTNESWLDHFPNTKASFRWGPLLDHSYCLIKHIKVGNHGTKPFCFCNYWMFKEGFRESVLTTWKKHLVTDLNSLHQQLFRVKHILKSCYVNKNEDVTGLYNEARDKFIEVQEALAINPQCPSAARTEKVNHANYLAARKQYFSYLHQNSKACWLRLGNENTSYFHAIMKKRRAENKVCSFTVNGVVVDEYDKVVEHFLSHFRNFMGRQSSASRRLEEDCLEFGNKLTIEQQVSLIRPFSKKDVKEALFGIIRPKVRGLMGLEVNETSISLIPKIDNPQGANDYRPIACCATTYKCISKMICTRLSEVLPELIHENQGAFVKKRLLAHNVLILQDLLKGASCALLLNGRIQGSFKGEKGLHQGDPMSPLLFVLIMEYLTRLLIQSSKKKGFGFHPLCTSLGLVDLCFADDLIIFSKGNDKSVQMVKEAF